TCTAAAACCTTTACTTCATACTCTATAGCCTTATCAATTTCCCTAAAATCACTCTCTGGTAGTTTTACATCCTTGTTTAATGTTGCAGAAACTTCATGTGCTAGACCAATGATAGATTGGCAGTCTGGTCTATTTGATGTAAGCTCAAATTCAACTATGTAGTCATTTAACAATAATGCTTTTCTAACATCATCTCCAAGGGTATATTCTCCTCTTAAAAGTAATATTCCATCTCTAGATTCAATATCTACATACTTTTCGTCTATACCAAGCTCTTTTGCCGAGCAAAGCATACCTTCAGATACCTCTCCTCTTAATTTGCCCTTCTTAATTTTGATTCCTCCAGGTAAAGTCGATCCGTGAAGTGCTACAGGTATTATATCTCCTATGCTAACATTTTTTGCTCCTGTTACTATCTGAACTTCTGAGCTTCCTGTATCTATTTTAGTAATAATTAGCTTATCGGCATCTGGGTGTGGAGTTATGCTTGTTATTTTACCAATAACAACATTGCTTATATCTTCTCCTACTTCTTCATAACCCTCAACCTTTGTTCCTGACATGGTCATAGCGTCAGAAAAAGATTTCACATCAACATCTATATCAACATATTTTTTCAACCATTTTAAAGGTGCTTTCATTGTTCATTCCTCCTTAAAATTGACTTAAAAATCTCATATCATTTTCATATAAATATCTAATATCATCTATTTCGTACTTAGTCATTGCAATCCTATCAACACCCATACCAAAAGCAAATCCGCTGTATATTTCAGGGTCAATTCCACAGTTTCTAAGCACATTTGGATGAACCATACCAGCGCCTAAAATTTCCATCCAGCCTTCGCCTTTACATGTAGGACAACCACTTCCAGAGCATTTGAAACAGCTTATATCCATTTCAGCACTCGGTTCAGTAAATGGAAAGTTATGTGGTCTGAACTTAGTCTTTGTGTCTGGGCCAAAAAATTTATAAGCAAATTCTTCTAAAGTAGATTTTAAGTTCGCAAATGTTATATGTTTATCTACAACTAAGCCCTCTAACTGATGAAACATTGGAGAGTGAGTTGCATCTGGAGTATCACATCTGAAACATCTTCCTGGAGATATTACTCTAATTGGAGGATTATTCTCTCTCATTGTTCTAACTTGAACAGGTGAAGTTTGAGTTCTAAGAAGCAGGTTTTCACTTATATAAAATGTGTCTGACATATCTCTTGATGGATGATTTTTCGGAGCATTAAGCGCATCAAAATTGTTCTCAATAGTTTCAATTTCAGGTCCTTCCACTACAGAGAAACCCATGGACATAAAAATCTGTTCCATTTCTCTTACAACCTTTGTAATAGGATGGATTTTGCCTACAAATTTTGTTTTTACTGGGATTGTAACATCTATCGATTCTGTTTTAAGCTTTTGGTTAATTACAGCAAGCTTTAGAGACGATTTTTTTTCTTCTATAATGCTTTCAATTTCTTCTCTAACTTCATTTGCAATTTTACCAATTACAGGTCTTTCCTCTGCCGATAGCTTTCCCATTTCTTTTAATATATTTGTTAGCTCACC
This portion of the Acetoanaerobium noterae genome encodes:
- the pheS gene encoding phenylalanine--tRNA ligase subunit alpha; amino-acid sequence: MKTKLSQLREEALKSLSAVEEMDILENLRVQYMGKKGELTNILKEMGKLSAEERPVIGKIANEVREEIESIIEEKKSSLKLAVINQKLKTESIDVTIPVKTKFVGKIHPITKVVREMEQIFMSMGFSVVEGPEIETIENNFDALNAPKNHPSRDMSDTFYISENLLLRTQTSPVQVRTMRENNPPIRVISPGRCFRCDTPDATHSPMFHQLEGLVVDKHITFANLKSTLEEFAYKFFGPDTKTKFRPHNFPFTEPSAEMDISCFKCSGSGCPTCKGEGWMEILGAGMVHPNVLRNCGIDPEIYSGFAFGMGVDRIAMTKYEIDDIRYLYENDMRFLSQF